A DNA window from Paramormyrops kingsleyae isolate MSU_618 chromosome 10, PKINGS_0.4, whole genome shotgun sequence contains the following coding sequences:
- the lrch4 gene encoding leucine-rich repeat and calponin homology domain-containing protein 4 isoform X3 produces MAAGDGSQLPATIAASRSVEKALEEAASSGVLNLSNRKLKEFPRTAKNHDLSDITHADLSKNRLCELPEELCQFISLETLSLYHNCVRSIAPAVCNLQALTYLNISRNQLSSLPESVCQLPLLRVLIVSNNKLTSLPTSIHSLTHLRQLDVSCNELQGLPVEMGQLEALRDLNLRRNQLTTLPEELSELPLVRLDVSCNRVSRVPVCYRHLRHLQTIALDNNPLQSPPAQICSKGKFHIFKFLNIEACKTTQEELERALRPTGFNTCLSDQELFPPRQYSGLDSGFNSVDSVSKRWSGNESADDFSELSLRMAEISRDQRNLREEGERDPLAGRVPAVNGVVEQLDFTEEEPSAASPQERSETLPHSLDSSPNSRRSSASGDVSDRGSSATPSSQSPEERRQPGTLQIWQERERAQQQREKARDSSLLKPAAKTGSHAAAAAQTGSTGGGSPDTRPSSNGHRQRSSSAQNMEQVTSRSPSLQRSGSRSDVPLSPKASSPTGTNQKPSSFLFRATSRCNVKASGSVQCLADSGRSDSKPSLRSAREDKQDITQLRKTLESRLKISLPEDLGETLSNGTILCQLVNHIRPRSVSIIHIPSPAVPKLSTAKCRLNVENFIAACRKLGIPEDSLCPPQLILEDEGLARIAQTVQALMDLPVSGFRRSSRQDHPEQNPNSSA; encoded by the exons ACTTGTCAAAGAATCGTCTATGTGAACTGCCTGAGGAGCTCTGccagttcatctccttggaaacaCTTAGCCTGTACCATAACTGCGTTCGCTCCATTGCCCCAGCTGTCTGCAACCTCCAGGCCCTCACCTACCTCAATATCAG CCGTAACCAGCTATCCAGCCTGCCCGAGTCTGTGTGTCAGCTCCCCTTGCTGCGGGTACTCATCGTTAGCAACAACAAGCTCACCTCGCTGCCGACCTCCATACACAGCCTCACTCACCTGCGGCAGCTG GATGTGAGCTGTAATGAGCTCCAGGGGCTACCTGTGGAGATGGGGCAGCTGGAGGCTCTGCGGGACCTGAACCTGAGGCGGAACCAGCTCACCACCCTGCCTGAAG AGCTCTCAGAGTTACCCCTTGTTCGCCTGGACGTGTCCTGCAACCGTGTCTCTCGGGTCCCCGTGTGCTACCGTCACCTTCGCCACCTTCAGACCATTGCCCTCGACAACAACCCCCTACAGTCACCGCCCGCCCAG ATTTGCTCTAAGGGAAAATTCCACATATTCAAGTTCCTGAATATTGAGGCATGTAAGACAACGCAGGAAGAGCTAGAGAGAGCACTGAGACCCACAGGCTTCAACAcctg CCTATCAGACCAGGAGCTGTTTCCTCCGCGGCAGTACAGTGGTTTGGACTCTGGATTCAACAGTGTAGACAGTGTCAGTAAACGGTGGTCAGGGAATGAG TCTGCAGATGATTTCTCTGAGCTGTCCCTGAGGATGGCAGAGATTTCCCGGGACCAGAGAAACCTGCGGGAGGAGGGTGAGCGTGACCCTCTGGCAGGGAGAG TGCCGGCAGTGAATGGTGTGGTGGAGCAGCTGGATTTCACAGAGGAAGAACCCAGTGCTGCATCTCCGCAG GAGAGAAGCGAGACACTTCCTCACAGTTTGGACTCGTCTCCAAACAGCCG caggTCCAGTGCAAGTGGAGACGTTAGTGATAGGGGCTCATCAGCCACCCCCTCCAGCCAGTCCCCCGAGGAGCGCCGTCAACCCGGCACCCTGCAAATCTGGCAGGAACGGGAACGGGCACAGCAGCAGAGGGAGAAAGCAAGGGATAGCAG CTTATTGAAACCAGCAGCAAAAACAGGAAGTCATGCAGCCGCAGCAGCCCagacaggaagcacagg GGGTGGATCTCCAGATACTAGGCCCTCATCCAATGGCCATCGGCAGAGATCTTCA AGTGCGCAGAATATGGAGCAAGTGACGTCTCGTTCTCCCAGCTTGCAGCGCTCAGGCAGCCGATCAG ATGTACCTCTGTCTCCAAAGGCCAGCTCACCCACGGGAACAAACCAGAAGCCTAGCAGCTTCCTGTTCCGTGCCACATCTCGCTGCAATGTGAAAGCTTCAG GCTCGGTGCAATGTCTAGCAGATTCTGGCCGTAGTGATTCCAAGCCCTCGCTGCGCTCAGCTCGAGAAGATAAGCAGGACATCACACAGCTTCGCAAG ACTCTAGAGTCCCGACTGAAGATCTCTCTCCCAGAGGACTTGGGCGAGACACTGTCCAACGGTACCATTCTCTGCCAGCTGGTGAATCACATCCGTCCACGTTCAGTGTCAATCATCCATATACCGTCCCCTGCTGTG CCAAAGCTCAGCACCGCAAAGTGTCGCCTCAATGTGGAAAACTTCATCGCCGCCTGCCGTAAACTTGGCATCCCAGAG GACAGCCTTTGTCCTCCACAGTTGATCCTGGAAGATGAGGGTTTGGCACGGATTGCTCAGACTGTCCAGGCACTGATGGACCTGCCTGTATCTGGATTCAGACGCTCCTCCCGGCAAGACCATCCTGAGCAGAACCCAAACAGCTCTGCATAG
- the lrch4 gene encoding leucine-rich repeat and calponin homology domain-containing protein 4 isoform X1, protein MAAGDGSQLPATIAASRSVEKALEEAASSGVLNLSNRKLKEFPRTAKNHDLSDITHADLSKNRLCELPEELCQFISLETLSLYHNCVRSIAPAVCNLQALTYLNISRNQLSSLPESVCQLPLLRVLIVSNNKLTSLPTSIHSLTHLRQLDVSCNELQGLPVEMGQLEALRDLNLRRNQLTTLPEELSELPLVRLDVSCNRVSRVPVCYRHLRHLQTIALDNNPLQSPPAQICSKGKFHIFKFLNIEACKTTQEELERALRPTGFNTCLSDQELFPPRQYSGLDSGFNSVDSVSKRWSGNESADDFSELSLRMAEISRDQRNLREEGERDPLAGRVPAVNGVVEQLDFTEEEPSAASPQERSETLPHSLDSSPNSRRSSASGDVSDRGSSATPSSQSPEERRQPGTLQIWQERERAQQQREKARDSSLLKPAAKTGSHAAAAAQTGSTGGGSPDTRPSSNGHRQRSSSAQNMEQVTSRSPSLQRSGSRSDVPLSPKASSPTGTNQKPSSFLFRATSRCNVKASGSVQCLADSGRSDSKPSLRSAREDKQDITQLRKTLESRLKISLPEDLGETLSNGTILCQLVNHIRPRSVSIIHIPSPAVPKLSTAKCRLNVENFIAACRKLGIPETEVCLSSDVLRCNPRAVLRAVEALVALGRDGPSQDVRPIASLLSPGFLLFYCLAMGLLYLLYCRLAA, encoded by the exons ACTTGTCAAAGAATCGTCTATGTGAACTGCCTGAGGAGCTCTGccagttcatctccttggaaacaCTTAGCCTGTACCATAACTGCGTTCGCTCCATTGCCCCAGCTGTCTGCAACCTCCAGGCCCTCACCTACCTCAATATCAG CCGTAACCAGCTATCCAGCCTGCCCGAGTCTGTGTGTCAGCTCCCCTTGCTGCGGGTACTCATCGTTAGCAACAACAAGCTCACCTCGCTGCCGACCTCCATACACAGCCTCACTCACCTGCGGCAGCTG GATGTGAGCTGTAATGAGCTCCAGGGGCTACCTGTGGAGATGGGGCAGCTGGAGGCTCTGCGGGACCTGAACCTGAGGCGGAACCAGCTCACCACCCTGCCTGAAG AGCTCTCAGAGTTACCCCTTGTTCGCCTGGACGTGTCCTGCAACCGTGTCTCTCGGGTCCCCGTGTGCTACCGTCACCTTCGCCACCTTCAGACCATTGCCCTCGACAACAACCCCCTACAGTCACCGCCCGCCCAG ATTTGCTCTAAGGGAAAATTCCACATATTCAAGTTCCTGAATATTGAGGCATGTAAGACAACGCAGGAAGAGCTAGAGAGAGCACTGAGACCCACAGGCTTCAACAcctg CCTATCAGACCAGGAGCTGTTTCCTCCGCGGCAGTACAGTGGTTTGGACTCTGGATTCAACAGTGTAGACAGTGTCAGTAAACGGTGGTCAGGGAATGAG TCTGCAGATGATTTCTCTGAGCTGTCCCTGAGGATGGCAGAGATTTCCCGGGACCAGAGAAACCTGCGGGAGGAGGGTGAGCGTGACCCTCTGGCAGGGAGAG TGCCGGCAGTGAATGGTGTGGTGGAGCAGCTGGATTTCACAGAGGAAGAACCCAGTGCTGCATCTCCGCAG GAGAGAAGCGAGACACTTCCTCACAGTTTGGACTCGTCTCCAAACAGCCG caggTCCAGTGCAAGTGGAGACGTTAGTGATAGGGGCTCATCAGCCACCCCCTCCAGCCAGTCCCCCGAGGAGCGCCGTCAACCCGGCACCCTGCAAATCTGGCAGGAACGGGAACGGGCACAGCAGCAGAGGGAGAAAGCAAGGGATAGCAG CTTATTGAAACCAGCAGCAAAAACAGGAAGTCATGCAGCCGCAGCAGCCCagacaggaagcacagg GGGTGGATCTCCAGATACTAGGCCCTCATCCAATGGCCATCGGCAGAGATCTTCA AGTGCGCAGAATATGGAGCAAGTGACGTCTCGTTCTCCCAGCTTGCAGCGCTCAGGCAGCCGATCAG ATGTACCTCTGTCTCCAAAGGCCAGCTCACCCACGGGAACAAACCAGAAGCCTAGCAGCTTCCTGTTCCGTGCCACATCTCGCTGCAATGTGAAAGCTTCAG GCTCGGTGCAATGTCTAGCAGATTCTGGCCGTAGTGATTCCAAGCCCTCGCTGCGCTCAGCTCGAGAAGATAAGCAGGACATCACACAGCTTCGCAAG ACTCTAGAGTCCCGACTGAAGATCTCTCTCCCAGAGGACTTGGGCGAGACACTGTCCAACGGTACCATTCTCTGCCAGCTGGTGAATCACATCCGTCCACGTTCAGTGTCAATCATCCATATACCGTCCCCTGCTGTG CCAAAGCTCAGCACCGCAAAGTGTCGCCTCAATGTGGAAAACTTCATCGCCGCCTGCCGTAAACTTGGCATCCCAGAG aCGGAGGTGTGTTTGTCTTCTGACGTGTTGCGCTGTAACCCGCGTGCCGTACTACGCGCCGTGGAGGCCTTGGTGGCCCTGGGCCGGGATGGGCCATCTCAGGACGTCCGCCCCATCGCCTCACTGCTCTCGCCTGGCTTCCTGCTCTTCTACTGCCTGGCCATGGGCCTGCTGTACCTGCTGTACTGCCGCCTTGCTGCCTAA
- the lrch4 gene encoding leucine-rich repeat and calponin homology domain-containing protein 4 isoform X2, giving the protein MAAGDGSQLPATIAASRSVEKALEEAASSGVLNLSNRKLKEFPRTAKNHDLSDITHADLSKNRLCELPEELCQFISLETLSLYHNCVRSIAPAVCNLQALTYLNISRNQLSSLPESVCQLPLLRVLIVSNNKLTSLPTSIHSLTHLRQLDVSCNELQGLPVEMGQLEALRDLNLRRNQLTTLPEELSELPLVRLDVSCNRVSRVPVCYRHLRHLQTIALDNNPLQSPPAQICSKGKFHIFKFLNIEACKTTQEELERALRPTGFNTCLSDQELFPPRQYSGLDSGFNSVDSVSKRWSGNESADDFSELSLRMAEISRDQRNLREEGERDPLAGRVPAVNGVVEQLDFTEEEPSAASPQERSETLPHSLDSSPNSRSSASGDVSDRGSSATPSSQSPEERRQPGTLQIWQERERAQQQREKARDSSLLKPAAKTGSHAAAAAQTGSTGGGSPDTRPSSNGHRQRSSSAQNMEQVTSRSPSLQRSGSRSDVPLSPKASSPTGTNQKPSSFLFRATSRCNVKASGSVQCLADSGRSDSKPSLRSAREDKQDITQLRKTLESRLKISLPEDLGETLSNGTILCQLVNHIRPRSVSIIHIPSPAVPKLSTAKCRLNVENFIAACRKLGIPETEVCLSSDVLRCNPRAVLRAVEALVALGRDGPSQDVRPIASLLSPGFLLFYCLAMGLLYLLYCRLAA; this is encoded by the exons ACTTGTCAAAGAATCGTCTATGTGAACTGCCTGAGGAGCTCTGccagttcatctccttggaaacaCTTAGCCTGTACCATAACTGCGTTCGCTCCATTGCCCCAGCTGTCTGCAACCTCCAGGCCCTCACCTACCTCAATATCAG CCGTAACCAGCTATCCAGCCTGCCCGAGTCTGTGTGTCAGCTCCCCTTGCTGCGGGTACTCATCGTTAGCAACAACAAGCTCACCTCGCTGCCGACCTCCATACACAGCCTCACTCACCTGCGGCAGCTG GATGTGAGCTGTAATGAGCTCCAGGGGCTACCTGTGGAGATGGGGCAGCTGGAGGCTCTGCGGGACCTGAACCTGAGGCGGAACCAGCTCACCACCCTGCCTGAAG AGCTCTCAGAGTTACCCCTTGTTCGCCTGGACGTGTCCTGCAACCGTGTCTCTCGGGTCCCCGTGTGCTACCGTCACCTTCGCCACCTTCAGACCATTGCCCTCGACAACAACCCCCTACAGTCACCGCCCGCCCAG ATTTGCTCTAAGGGAAAATTCCACATATTCAAGTTCCTGAATATTGAGGCATGTAAGACAACGCAGGAAGAGCTAGAGAGAGCACTGAGACCCACAGGCTTCAACAcctg CCTATCAGACCAGGAGCTGTTTCCTCCGCGGCAGTACAGTGGTTTGGACTCTGGATTCAACAGTGTAGACAGTGTCAGTAAACGGTGGTCAGGGAATGAG TCTGCAGATGATTTCTCTGAGCTGTCCCTGAGGATGGCAGAGATTTCCCGGGACCAGAGAAACCTGCGGGAGGAGGGTGAGCGTGACCCTCTGGCAGGGAGAG TGCCGGCAGTGAATGGTGTGGTGGAGCAGCTGGATTTCACAGAGGAAGAACCCAGTGCTGCATCTCCGCAG GAGAGAAGCGAGACACTTCCTCACAGTTTGGACTCGTCTCCAAACAGCCG gTCCAGTGCAAGTGGAGACGTTAGTGATAGGGGCTCATCAGCCACCCCCTCCAGCCAGTCCCCCGAGGAGCGCCGTCAACCCGGCACCCTGCAAATCTGGCAGGAACGGGAACGGGCACAGCAGCAGAGGGAGAAAGCAAGGGATAGCAG CTTATTGAAACCAGCAGCAAAAACAGGAAGTCATGCAGCCGCAGCAGCCCagacaggaagcacagg GGGTGGATCTCCAGATACTAGGCCCTCATCCAATGGCCATCGGCAGAGATCTTCA AGTGCGCAGAATATGGAGCAAGTGACGTCTCGTTCTCCCAGCTTGCAGCGCTCAGGCAGCCGATCAG ATGTACCTCTGTCTCCAAAGGCCAGCTCACCCACGGGAACAAACCAGAAGCCTAGCAGCTTCCTGTTCCGTGCCACATCTCGCTGCAATGTGAAAGCTTCAG GCTCGGTGCAATGTCTAGCAGATTCTGGCCGTAGTGATTCCAAGCCCTCGCTGCGCTCAGCTCGAGAAGATAAGCAGGACATCACACAGCTTCGCAAG ACTCTAGAGTCCCGACTGAAGATCTCTCTCCCAGAGGACTTGGGCGAGACACTGTCCAACGGTACCATTCTCTGCCAGCTGGTGAATCACATCCGTCCACGTTCAGTGTCAATCATCCATATACCGTCCCCTGCTGTG CCAAAGCTCAGCACCGCAAAGTGTCGCCTCAATGTGGAAAACTTCATCGCCGCCTGCCGTAAACTTGGCATCCCAGAG aCGGAGGTGTGTTTGTCTTCTGACGTGTTGCGCTGTAACCCGCGTGCCGTACTACGCGCCGTGGAGGCCTTGGTGGCCCTGGGCCGGGATGGGCCATCTCAGGACGTCCGCCCCATCGCCTCACTGCTCTCGCCTGGCTTCCTGCTCTTCTACTGCCTGGCCATGGGCCTGCTGTACCTGCTGTACTGCCGCCTTGCTGCCTAA